In a single window of the Luteolibacter yonseiensis genome:
- a CDS encoding HK97 family phage prohead protease: MKTKNTRPARPEVRGYHSLERRDLTAEETEAGYIGVLRGSIPFNEDSQVMTRRDRGGKMTRFVERITPETFKRSLAEDTDIVATVGHADDPLSAFAIVNENLTFTISERSLDWEAKVPDTVAGRDLMRLVDMKIIRGTSFEFIPRDNGETWESRGGDMEVRTITDARLFEVNPVKWPAYLGTSLTVEMRGRYADGNADCYYDSYYGYRWDSTMTGPISYAQGMLGSLTAWLTNSLEYLRDQPASDLADFARRHVDQIAAQITELTEWLKTNGANSDTEQGDVATRALEEFRKEARKTGNDTETRSVAHWERRLALTSKHPTA, from the coding sequence ATGAAAACGAAGAACACCCGCCCCGCCAGACCGGAAGTCCGCGGTTACCACTCCCTCGAACGCCGCGACCTCACGGCGGAGGAAACCGAAGCCGGCTACATCGGCGTGCTGCGGGGTTCGATCCCATTCAACGAGGACAGCCAGGTGATGACCCGCCGCGACCGCGGCGGGAAAATGACCCGGTTCGTGGAGCGCATCACCCCTGAAACCTTCAAACGTTCGCTTGCCGAGGATACGGATATCGTCGCGACCGTCGGTCATGCGGATGATCCTCTGTCGGCTTTCGCCATCGTGAACGAGAATCTCACCTTCACCATTTCCGAGCGTTCGCTGGATTGGGAAGCCAAGGTTCCCGACACCGTCGCCGGTCGGGATCTCATGAGGCTGGTGGACATGAAGATCATCCGGGGCACCTCCTTCGAGTTCATCCCCCGCGACAATGGGGAAACGTGGGAATCCCGCGGTGGTGACATGGAGGTCCGCACGATCACCGACGCGCGGCTTTTCGAAGTGAACCCGGTGAAGTGGCCCGCCTATCTCGGCACCTCGCTGACCGTGGAAATGCGGGGCAGATATGCGGATGGCAACGCCGATTGCTACTATGATTCCTACTATGGATATCGTTGGGATTCCACGATGACCGGGCCAATCTCCTATGCCCAGGGCATGCTCGGCAGTCTCACGGCGTGGCTGACCAACTCGCTCGAATACCTGCGCGACCAGCCGGCGAGCGACCTCGCCGACTTCGCCCGCCGGCATGTTGATCAGATCGCCGCCCAAATCACGGAACTGACCGAGTGGCTCAAGACCAACGGTGCCAACTCCGACACCGAGCAAGGCGACGTGGCGACCCGCGCGCTTGAAGAATTTCGCAAGGAAGCCCGGAAGACGGGCAACGACACGGAAACCCGCAGCGTGGCCCACTGGGAACGGCGCCTCGCACTCACCAGCAAGCATCCCACCGCCTGA
- a CDS encoding phage portal protein: MAPLQQREFPNRRNIPEKRSSVTEVVDLKSGRYAEIFGTASAAGVPVNESTALGVSAVTACVDLLSGMIAKLPIFLYRDTPQGPEEVTNHPAIRLIGSYPSDLQTSFELRQLMEIGKGLGGNGYARVFRDAFGDPYSIQWLEPCKVSPQLVERSNGERLVVYQVDGKTLTRYDIIHVRGFSRDGVNGISPIRMLRESIGNALSQTKKAGDLMRNGTQFPGFLVTPQSISPDKLKDARDEWDKNYRGGNTGRIPMIHGGWDFKATNGMSMADAQFLDSRRFELQEIARLYRIPSFLIGDSTSSTTWGSGIEQQTLGFLNFSLDPHLVAWEQSLGITLLTTEEQKAGFYFRFDRDQLANVALQAKAAFYQTMRNIGVYSANDIRRKMDEPVISAADGGDDYGRPFNASGGTPQEKPEEDPKPEPEPSRA; this comes from the coding sequence ATGGCGCCGCTCCAGCAGCGGGAATTCCCGAACCGGAGGAACATTCCGGAGAAGCGATCGAGTGTCACGGAGGTGGTGGACCTGAAAAGCGGGAGGTATGCGGAGATTTTCGGCACTGCTTCCGCCGCCGGAGTGCCGGTGAATGAATCCACCGCTCTCGGCGTGTCAGCCGTGACGGCCTGCGTCGATTTGCTCTCTGGCATGATCGCGAAGCTTCCGATTTTCCTCTATCGCGACACTCCACAGGGCCCGGAGGAAGTGACCAACCACCCGGCCATCCGGCTGATTGGATCGTATCCGAGCGATCTCCAGACCTCCTTTGAGCTCCGCCAGCTTATGGAAATCGGCAAGGGACTCGGCGGGAATGGATATGCGCGGGTGTTCCGTGACGCCTTCGGAGACCCCTATTCTATTCAGTGGCTCGAACCCTGCAAGGTGAGCCCGCAGCTGGTGGAGCGGAGCAACGGCGAGAGACTCGTCGTCTATCAGGTCGATGGGAAAACGTTGACCCGGTATGACATCATCCACGTGCGTGGATTCTCCCGGGACGGGGTGAACGGTATTTCACCCATCCGGATGCTGCGGGAATCCATCGGCAATGCGCTTTCCCAGACGAAAAAGGCGGGGGACCTGATGCGCAACGGTACGCAGTTCCCGGGATTCCTCGTTACGCCGCAGAGTATATCTCCCGACAAGCTGAAGGATGCCCGTGACGAGTGGGATAAGAATTACCGTGGTGGCAACACCGGCCGGATTCCAATGATTCATGGTGGCTGGGACTTCAAGGCGACCAACGGGATGAGCATGGCCGATGCCCAGTTCCTCGACTCCCGACGCTTCGAGCTCCAGGAAATCGCCCGCCTCTACCGCATTCCGTCCTTCCTGATCGGTGACAGCACAAGCTCCACCACGTGGGGCAGCGGCATCGAGCAACAGACGCTTGGTTTCCTGAATTTTTCCTTGGATCCGCACCTTGTCGCATGGGAGCAGTCGCTCGGTATCACCCTGCTTACCACCGAGGAGCAGAAGGCCGGGTTTTATTTCCGCTTTGACCGCGACCAGCTCGCCAATGTCGCCCTGCAGGCGAAGGCCGCGTTCTACCAGACCATGCGGAACATCGGGGTTTACAGCGCGAACGACATCCGCAGGAAGATGGATGAACCCGTCATCTCGGCGGCGGACGGCGGCGACGACTACGGCCGTCCGTTCAACGCAAGCGGCGGCACTCCGCAGGAAAAACCCGAGGAAGATCCGAAGCCCGAACCCGAACCATCTCGCGCATGA